In one Mucilaginibacter ginsenosidivorax genomic region, the following are encoded:
- a CDS encoding SusC/RagA family TonB-linked outer membrane protein, with protein MKPLYIFSKLLSKNNRHLILGRCTILFVLTLFFGSAYSQTRVTVTGKVTDTLGVKIQGATILAENVKNISTSTDENGRFVLDVPVGTSLRISFVGFTEQHVVVTADKKIFNIILKENKLIAEEVVVTAFGKKERKEALVGSVTSIKPGELKIPASNLTNALAGQAAGIIAYQRSGQPGQDNASFFIRGVTTFGYKRDPLILIDNVELSTNDLARLNVDDIASFSILKDASATALYGARGANGVILVSTKEGKEGAPKINFRSEYSSSQSTKTLDLVDPIQYMNLYNEATLTRDPKLPLPFPESKIRNTQNTINGTPGSNQYVYPAVDWLNLLFKKRATTERNNLSVSGGGNIARYYIAGAYNVDNGVLKNDIRNNNNNNVKFKNYQLRSNINVNMTKTTEVVVRLSGTFSEYNGPITTDGSFASDLYNVAIHTSPVLFPAYFPADSANLNAQHILFGNTGLTGGSTSNSISYNNPYASLLRGHKNSSESRMSAQLELNQNLKFITDGLKFRGIFNTNRYSYFTSQSAYSPFYYNVNTYDKETNKYTLTWLNPQPTGYNVAQEYLSYSPGGTQVNTFIYLQGALEYAKSFGSHTINTTLIGTQQQTLYANAGDLLSALPYRNLGLAGRVTYSFKSRYFAEFNFGYNGSERFSANHRYGFFPTIGASWVVSNEDWWTPGIVDRLKIRASHGLVGNDAIGSQRFFYQSVVQFNQGYNYAQFGINNQYERKGVTIQNYENTDVTWETSRQTNVAVEMTLLKNFNIVAEFYKNHRYNILQQRASIPVSEGLEAPISANLGVVDSKGIDLSMDYKQNFGNSAWASIRGNFTYSNNKYSYIEEPDYKEPWRHAIGQPISRGYGYVAERLFVDDQEAANSPTQIFNGSGIKPQGGDIKYRDLNGDGKIDVLDMAYLGYPQTPEIVYGFGFSTGYKGFDLSAFFQGQARVSFFVDPTRVSPFIQSPDPYVYGNTQVLTEFANSHWSEEHQDLYAAYPRLGVNSTVISNNLQPSTWWLRDGSFMRLKSLEVGYTLPTRIAKSLRVSNLRIYFNGLNLLTWSPFKLWDPEQGGNGFAYPIQKVYNIGLNVNL; from the coding sequence ATGAAGCCACTTTACATTTTTAGTAAACTACTTTCAAAAAATAACAGGCACCTTATCCTGGGGCGTTGCACTATCCTTTTTGTGCTTACCCTGTTTTTTGGCAGTGCCTATTCGCAAACCAGGGTTACCGTTACAGGTAAGGTAACCGATACCCTTGGCGTAAAAATACAGGGTGCTACCATATTGGCCGAAAACGTTAAAAATATCTCGACGTCGACGGATGAGAACGGCCGCTTTGTGCTGGATGTGCCCGTAGGTACATCATTACGTATCAGCTTTGTGGGTTTTACCGAGCAGCACGTTGTTGTTACTGCCGATAAAAAGATCTTCAACATCATCCTGAAAGAAAACAAGCTGATTGCCGAAGAAGTTGTAGTAACAGCCTTTGGTAAAAAGGAACGCAAGGAAGCGCTGGTAGGTTCGGTAACCAGCATAAAGCCCGGCGAACTTAAAATACCGGCAAGTAACTTAACCAATGCTTTGGCAGGGCAGGCAGCCGGTATTATTGCCTACCAGCGCAGTGGCCAGCCGGGGCAGGATAACGCCTCCTTCTTCATCAGGGGGGTAACTACCTTCGGTTACAAACGTGACCCGCTTATTTTGATTGATAACGTGGAGCTATCCACCAATGACCTGGCACGCTTAAATGTGGATGATATTGCCAGCTTCTCTATCCTGAAAGATGCCAGTGCTACGGCCCTGTATGGTGCACGCGGTGCAAACGGTGTTATTTTGGTAAGCACTAAAGAGGGTAAGGAAGGCGCGCCCAAAATCAATTTCCGGTCGGAATATTCATCATCTCAATCAACAAAGACGTTGGACCTTGTGGACCCGATCCAGTACATGAACCTGTACAACGAGGCCACGCTAACCCGCGACCCTAAATTGCCCCTGCCTTTCCCCGAAAGCAAGATCAGGAACACGCAGAATACCATAAACGGCACACCCGGCAGCAACCAATATGTATACCCCGCTGTGGATTGGCTTAACCTGTTGTTTAAAAAACGTGCCACTACCGAGCGTAATAATCTTAGCGTAAGCGGTGGCGGTAATATTGCCCGCTACTATATAGCAGGAGCGTATAATGTTGATAACGGGGTATTGAAGAACGATATCCGCAACAATAACAACAATAACGTTAAGTTTAAAAATTACCAGTTACGTTCAAACATCAACGTAAACATGACCAAGACTACCGAGGTAGTGGTAAGGCTATCAGGTACGTTTAGCGAGTATAACGGGCCTATTACTACCGATGGTTCCTTCGCGTCCGATTTATATAACGTGGCCATCCATACCAGCCCCGTATTGTTCCCGGCTTATTTCCCGGCCGATTCGGCGAACCTGAACGCCCAGCACATCCTGTTTGGTAATACCGGGTTAACAGGTGGCTCCACGAGCAACAGTATCTCCTACAATAACCCTTACGCGTCATTATTGCGCGGGCATAAAAACTCGTCAGAGTCAAGGATGTCGGCCCAGCTGGAATTAAACCAAAACCTTAAGTTTATTACCGATGGTTTAAAATTCAGGGGGATATTTAATACCAACAGGTATTCTTATTTCACATCCCAATCGGCCTATTCGCCTTTTTACTATAACGTTAATACCTACGATAAGGAGACCAACAAGTATACCCTTACCTGGCTTAACCCGCAGCCAACCGGCTACAACGTGGCGCAGGAATACCTGAGCTATTCGCCGGGCGGCACGCAGGTAAATACTTTTATTTATTTGCAGGGCGCGTTGGAGTACGCCAAATCATTCGGCAGCCATACCATAAACACCACATTGATAGGTACACAGCAGCAAACGCTGTATGCCAATGCCGGCGATTTGTTATCGGCCTTGCCGTATCGCAACCTTGGCCTGGCAGGCAGGGTAACCTACTCTTTTAAAAGCAGGTATTTTGCCGAGTTTAACTTTGGCTATAACGGATCGGAGCGCTTTTCGGCCAATCACCGTTATGGTTTCTTCCCAACCATTGGCGCATCATGGGTTGTATCCAATGAAGACTGGTGGACGCCGGGGATTGTTGATCGCTTAAAAATCCGCGCCAGCCACGGTTTGGTTGGTAACGATGCCATCGGTTCGCAGCGTTTCTTCTACCAATCGGTAGTGCAGTTTAACCAAGGTTATAATTATGCGCAGTTTGGTATCAATAACCAGTACGAGCGTAAAGGGGTAACCATCCAGAACTACGAGAATACCGACGTAACCTGGGAAACCTCGAGGCAAACCAACGTTGCCGTTGAAATGACATTGCTGAAAAATTTCAACATCGTGGCCGAGTTTTATAAAAACCATCGCTATAACATTTTACAGCAACGCGCAAGCATCCCTGTAAGCGAAGGCCTGGAGGCACCAATAAGCGCCAACCTGGGCGTGGTAGATTCAAAGGGTATCGATTTATCTATGGATTATAAGCAAAACTTTGGCAACAGCGCCTGGGCATCAATCCGCGGTAACTTTACCTACTCCAATAACAAATACAGCTACATTGAAGAGCCCGACTATAAAGAGCCATGGCGCCACGCTATTGGCCAGCCCATAAGCCGCGGTTATGGCTACGTTGCCGAACGCTTGTTTGTTGACGACCAGGAAGCGGCAAACTCGCCTACCCAGATCTTTAACGGCAGCGGTATAAAGCCACAGGGCGGCGATATTAAATACCGCGATTTAAACGGCGATGGCAAAATAGATGTATTGGATATGGCCTATCTGGGTTATCCGCAAACGCCCGAAATTGTGTATGGTTTCGGTTTTTCAACCGGCTATAAGGGTTTTGATCTTTCGGCATTTTTCCAGGGACAGGCAAGGGTATCGTTCTTTGTCGATCCTACCAGGGTAAGCCCTTTTATTCAAAGCCCCGATCCTTATGTTTACGGCAATACCCAGGTATTAACCGAGTTTGCCAACAGCCACTGGAGCGAAGAGCACCAGGATTTGTATGCAGCCTATCCGCGCCTGGGTGTTAACTCAACCGTGATATCAAACAACCTGCAGCCAAGCACCTGGTGGCTGCGCGATGGCAGCTTTATGCGCCTTAAATCATTAGAGGTTGGTTATACACTGCCCACACGCATAGCCAAATCATTAAGGGTATCAAACTTAAGAATTTACTTTAACGGCCTGAACTTGCTTACCTGGAGCCCCTTCAAACTATGGGATCCTGAGCAGGGTGGTAACGGCTTTGCGTACCCGATACAAAAAGTATACAACATAGGCTTAAACGTGAATTTATAA
- a CDS encoding RagB/SusD family nutrient uptake outer membrane protein has translation MKSSYYKLICVIVLCSMSLSCKKYLDVTPDNVGTLEYAFRNRNEAENYLFSCYATMTQMNNVVNDPGFATSSEIVYPNTLNDHYFNEVGFNMIRGLQTTANPSINYWDGTNGGSNLFQAIRRCNIMLENIDKPIDLSASEKKRWIAEVKFLKAYYHYYMIRMYGPIILIKTNNPVNASTADVKRSRSSVDESFAYVVSLLDEAIPDLPPVIESQATEFGRITKFIAMSVKAEVLTTAASPLFNGNPDYANFKDNTGKLLFSSSADANKWKLAADACKAAITECEAQGLHLYTTPPTVSVGNVSDKLKKVLTLQAMITDKWEQNPELIWALNYGFGYQGFTIPRMTDKSESLASTYPSTFAVPIATAELYYTSNGVPINEDKTFDYTNRYTPQTGDDANGSYIKSGYQTAKGHFNRELRFYASIGFDGGIWFGNGKLDESSAYYVQARGPYALAGPKSLSATNITGMWPKKLANYLSVYDEVFTAVDFHMPRMRLAGLYLLYAEALNESQGPVAEVFTYIDKVRARAGLGGVQASWGSYSKTPDKPNTKDGLREIIHRERRIELCFEGQAGWDLRRWKELQDVLSRPIQGWNVNEGDAANYYRPQTVIIPVFGIKDYLWPIQTSDIVVDNNLNQNPYW, from the coding sequence ATGAAATCGTCATATTATAAATTGATTTGTGTGATTGTGCTGTGTTCCATGAGCCTTTCATGTAAAAAATACCTTGATGTTACCCCCGATAATGTGGGCACGCTTGAATATGCCTTCAGGAACCGTAACGAGGCCGAAAACTACCTGTTTTCGTGCTACGCTACCATGACGCAGATGAACAACGTGGTAAACGATCCGGGTTTTGCAACATCGTCAGAAATTGTGTACCCCAACACCCTGAACGATCACTACTTTAACGAGGTGGGCTTTAACATGATCAGGGGCCTGCAAACCACCGCAAACCCAAGCATCAACTACTGGGATGGCACCAACGGGGGCAGTAATTTGTTCCAGGCCATCAGGAGGTGTAACATCATGCTCGAAAACATTGATAAGCCTATTGATTTAAGCGCATCAGAAAAAAAACGATGGATTGCCGAGGTTAAATTTTTAAAGGCCTACTACCATTATTACATGATAAGGATGTACGGGCCCATTATTTTAATAAAAACCAATAACCCGGTTAATGCCAGCACAGCCGATGTAAAACGCAGCCGCTCGTCGGTTGATGAATCATTTGCCTACGTGGTATCGTTATTGGATGAAGCCATACCCGATTTGCCGCCTGTTATTGAAAGCCAGGCTACCGAGTTTGGCCGCATTACCAAATTTATAGCCATGAGCGTAAAGGCCGAGGTTTTAACCACGGCTGCAAGTCCGCTGTTTAACGGCAACCCCGACTATGCCAATTTTAAGGATAATACAGGCAAGCTGCTTTTTTCGTCAAGTGCCGATGCCAATAAATGGAAACTGGCTGCCGATGCCTGTAAAGCCGCTATCACCGAGTGCGAGGCGCAGGGCCTGCACCTGTACACTACGCCGCCAACGGTAAGTGTGGGCAATGTATCAGATAAGCTGAAAAAGGTATTAACCCTGCAGGCCATGATCACCGATAAATGGGAGCAAAACCCCGAGCTGATCTGGGCCTTAAATTACGGTTTTGGTTACCAGGGCTTTACTATCCCAAGGATGACGGATAAATCCGAAAGCCTGGCATCAACCTATCCATCAACATTCGCGGTGCCCATTGCAACTGCCGAGCTATATTATACCAGCAATGGTGTGCCCATTAACGAGGATAAAACTTTTGACTATACCAACCGCTATACCCCGCAAACCGGCGATGATGCCAATGGCTCGTACATCAAATCGGGCTATCAAACGGCAAAAGGCCACTTTAACCGCGAACTGCGTTTTTATGCCAGCATTGGTTTTGATGGCGGCATCTGGTTTGGCAACGGCAAGCTGGATGAAAGCAGCGCTTATTATGTGCAGGCCCGTGGCCCTTACGCATTAGCGGGGCCTAAAAGTTTAAGCGCCACCAATATTACCGGTATGTGGCCAAAAAAACTGGCCAACTACCTGTCGGTTTATGATGAGGTTTTTACCGCTGTTGATTTTCATATGCCGCGGATGCGCCTGGCGGGCCTTTACCTGCTGTATGCCGAAGCGCTTAATGAATCGCAGGGGCCTGTTGCCGAAGTTTTTACTTACATAGATAAAGTAAGGGCAAGGGCAGGCTTGGGCGGCGTACAGGCTTCATGGGGCAGCTATTCAAAAACACCCGACAAGCCAAATACCAAAGATGGCCTGCGCGAAATTATCCACCGCGAAAGAAGGATTGAACTATGTTTTGAAGGCCAGGCCGGCTGGGATTTACGCCGCTGGAAAGAGTTGCAGGATGTGCTAAGCAGGCCCATACAAGGCTGGAATGTTAACGAAGGCGATGCCGCGAATTATTACCGCCCGCAAACGGTTATTATACCCGTGTTTGGGATTAAGGATTATTTATGGCCTATCCAGACAAGCGATATTGTAGTGGATAACAACCTTAACCAAAACCCATACTGGTAG
- a CDS encoding DUF4959 domain-containing protein: protein MKKINNRRSLSVLLLAPVLLMMLFASCKKAESNIEVVSNDPTKPGPVTNVNVTNLNGSARLTYTLPNSKNLLYVLAKYAINDKTVRETKASYYTDTITVDGFARAQEYTVTLYAVSRANIMSDPVTVKVNPLTPNYQLVNAALNITADFGGANFFGLNPNKAPIAMHVLTFNTKTNKYDEQDPNYISTDTVNFSVRGFSAVATKFGVYTTDRFGNHSDTLFKTLTPLYETLLDKSKFYVYHLASDSPIGYGWELKYLFDGSTNEPGWHTLGAPTNQCTFGLGVTAKLSRFVLWERLNSIYSYQNIQNFTLWGTTVDNPHDSVLPKNSAPGTISGDWVNLGNFVFPPPPSGLPNNQANASDLAFVAAGVNFAIPFAAPATKYIRLDVSRTFGGLNYVNAIEVSLYGNPL from the coding sequence ATGAAAAAGATCAATAACCGCAGATCCCTTTCAGTTTTGCTGTTAGCGCCCGTTTTGCTCATGATGCTTTTTGCGTCCTGTAAAAAAGCCGAGTCGAACATCGAGGTGGTATCCAACGATCCTACCAAACCGGGGCCTGTAACCAATGTTAACGTAACCAATTTAAACGGCAGCGCCAGGTTAACCTACACCTTGCCCAATTCAAAAAACCTGCTGTACGTTTTGGCCAAATACGCCATTAACGATAAAACCGTGCGCGAAACCAAGGCCAGCTATTATACCGATACCATTACGGTTGATGGCTTTGCCCGCGCCCAGGAGTACACGGTTACCCTGTATGCCGTAAGCCGTGCCAATATCATGTCCGATCCGGTTACCGTAAAGGTAAACCCGCTTACACCAAACTATCAGCTGGTTAACGCGGCACTAAACATTACTGCCGATTTTGGCGGCGCAAACTTTTTTGGCCTCAACCCCAATAAAGCGCCCATTGCCATGCATGTGCTTACGTTTAACACCAAAACCAACAAGTACGATGAGCAGGACCCTAACTACATTAGTACCGATACCGTTAACTTTTCGGTACGTGGCTTTAGCGCCGTAGCCACCAAGTTTGGCGTTTACACTACCGACAGGTTTGGCAACCACTCTGATACCTTGTTTAAAACATTAACACCACTGTATGAAACCCTGCTGGATAAAAGCAAGTTTTATGTATACCACCTGGCCAGCGATAGCCCTATTGGTTACGGCTGGGAGTTAAAATACCTGTTTGATGGCAGCACCAATGAACCGGGCTGGCATACTTTAGGCGCGCCAACCAACCAGTGTACATTCGGTTTGGGCGTAACCGCCAAGCTGAGCCGTTTTGTGCTGTGGGAAAGGCTTAACAGTATCTATTCGTACCAAAACATCCAGAACTTCACCCTATGGGGTACCACGGTTGATAACCCGCATGATTCTGTTTTGCCAAAAAACTCGGCACCGGGCACCATATCCGGCGATTGGGTTAACCTGGGCAACTTCGTGTTTCCGCCGCCGCCGTCGGGCCTGCCAAATAACCAGGCCAACGCATCTGATCTGGCCTTTGTTGCCGCTGGCGTAAACTTTGCTATTCCGTTTGCTGCGCCGGCTACCAAATATATCAGGCTGGATGTATCGCGCACGTTTGGTGGCTTAAACTATGTAAACGCAATTGAAGTATCGTTATACGGCAATCCTTTGTAA
- a CDS encoding DUF4998 domain-containing protein, which yields MKINFKVAVFFLLYLSLAGCKKYDTDYKSFLDHHEVTYPGLASGVTYHTGNLRAVLVWHPSPDPSIKNYVVSWNNGSDSVVVNATSHSPADSITVSIPNLKEYVYTFTIVAHDNDGNKSVGQDLNNVRVYGPSYISALFNRGYNTANPYSLNDDGTVTLNFNKADTGNVSTTILYTNKLGAATQKSFGPNDNSVTLTDYKLGSPISYQSAYKPTPDAVDAFPVKTADSFPTIYNIVECDKSLFKAYNLPTDVPSAYGWETYYLWDKSTGEPGFHTPGQNFPIWFTFDMGQSASLAKMKIWQRESGLYNYGNPKRFEIYGSNNPSSNGDFSNWVKLASFTSVKPSGLPVGQNTDADLAFERAGEPFTFPANLAPYRYIRFKVLETWGGGNYFHLCELTMYKTDK from the coding sequence ATGAAAATTAATTTCAAGGTTGCTGTTTTCTTTTTGCTGTACCTGTCGCTGGCCGGTTGCAAAAAATACGATACAGACTATAAATCTTTTTTAGATCATCACGAGGTAACTTACCCTGGCCTGGCCAGCGGGGTTACCTACCATACCGGCAATTTGCGGGCCGTGCTGGTTTGGCACCCCAGCCCCGATCCAAGTATCAAAAACTACGTGGTAAGCTGGAATAATGGCAGCGATTCGGTAGTTGTTAATGCTACCTCGCATAGTCCGGCCGATTCAATTACCGTGTCAATCCCCAATTTAAAAGAGTATGTATATACTTTCACCATCGTAGCACATGATAACGATGGCAACAAATCTGTAGGGCAGGATTTAAACAACGTGCGGGTGTATGGTCCATCATATATATCGGCGCTGTTTAACCGGGGGTATAATACGGCAAACCCATATTCGTTAAATGATGACGGCACCGTAACGTTAAACTTTAACAAGGCCGATACGGGTAACGTATCAACCACTATTTTATATACCAATAAGCTTGGCGCTGCTACCCAAAAATCATTCGGGCCTAATGATAACTCGGTAACTTTAACCGATTATAAACTGGGCAGCCCAATAAGTTACCAGTCGGCATATAAACCAACGCCCGACGCGGTGGATGCGTTTCCGGTAAAAACTGCCGATAGCTTCCCAACCATTTATAATATTGTGGAATGCGATAAATCATTGTTCAAGGCCTATAACCTGCCAACAGATGTGCCATCGGCCTACGGCTGGGAAACATATTACCTGTGGGATAAAAGTACCGGCGAACCTGGTTTTCATACCCCCGGCCAAAATTTCCCTATCTGGTTCACGTTTGACATGGGGCAATCGGCATCGCTGGCCAAAATGAAAATCTGGCAGCGCGAATCGGGCCTGTATAACTATGGCAATCCAAAACGCTTCGAAATTTACGGCAGCAATAACCCAAGCTCAAACGGCGACTTTAGCAATTGGGTAAAGCTTGCCAGCTTCACTTCGGTTAAACCATCGGGACTGCCTGTTGGCCAAAACACCGATGCCGACCTTGCGTTTGAACGCGCCGGCGAGCCATTTACCTTCCCGGCTAATTTGGCGCCATACCGCTACATCCGGTTTAAGGTACTGGAAACATGGGGCGGCGGCAACTACTTCCACCTGTGCGAGCTAACGATGTACAAAACAGATAAATAA
- a CDS encoding acyltransferase: protein MKTTVLISRLLLGFLYLVFGLDYFLHFIPYQPLHTGAAGAFIAGLKGTGYFYPIQKVIQITGGLSLLTNRYAPFSAVVLFPISLNVLLFHTFLVPSGWLMGVFLVAPNLLLGVGYWKYYKAMFVAKAVV from the coding sequence ATGAAAACAACCGTACTCATATCCCGTCTGCTGCTTGGCTTTTTATACCTGGTGTTTGGCTTGGATTATTTTCTGCATTTTATACCGTACCAGCCATTACATACCGGTGCGGCGGGTGCATTTATTGCCGGGTTAAAGGGTACGGGGTACTTTTATCCTATCCAAAAAGTGATACAGATAACAGGCGGCTTATCGCTGCTTACCAACCGTTATGCGCCCTTTTCGGCAGTGGTACTGTTCCCTATCAGTTTAAATGTGTTGTTGTTTCATACCTTCCTGGTGCCATCGGGCTGGTTGATGGGTGTTTTCCTGGTAGCCCCAAACCTGCTTTTAGGCGTTGGGTATTGGAAGTATTATAAAGCAATGTTTGTTGCAAAAGCGGTGGTGTAA
- a CDS encoding aminotransferase class V-fold PLP-dependent enzyme has translation MTNNRRSFIKQAAVLTGAFSATSLFNQAHAADWTSALNRVSRLTPQEVAQDEDFWGVIQRSYSVSANIINLNNGGVSPSPIVVQQAVERYNQLTNEGPSYFMWRILDQGREPLREKLALLAGTLPDEIAVNRNATEALNTIICGLPLKSGDEVIGAKLDYPHMVQAYRQRALREGIVYKQLTFDFPIENDEQIVKAYQDAITSKTKLIHVTHIVNYVGQIMPVRKICDMAHARGIEVIVDGAHSFGLLDFKIPDLNCDYFGTSLHKFLSAPIGSGMMWIKKEKITKVMPLLCDDNPLGPDIRKFENLGTRSFPIEQGIGEAINFQLAIGSKRKEDRIRYLKNYWATKVQHLPKVKLHTSLKPEYSCAICGISIDGMTPAQLDAALFSQYKIHQVSIVFENVNCVRITPHVYTTLADLDKLVKAITEIAGKAT, from the coding sequence ATGACCAATAATCGACGCAGTTTCATCAAACAGGCGGCCGTACTTACCGGCGCTTTTTCGGCTACAAGCCTGTTTAACCAGGCGCATGCTGCCGACTGGACTTCAGCATTAAACAGGGTAAGCCGTTTAACGCCGCAAGAGGTGGCGCAGGACGAGGATTTTTGGGGCGTCATCCAGCGGTCGTACTCGGTAAGCGCTAATATCATCAACCTGAACAATGGCGGTGTGTCGCCATCGCCAATTGTGGTGCAGCAGGCCGTGGAGCGCTACAACCAGCTTACCAACGAAGGTCCGTCGTATTTTATGTGGCGCATCCTTGACCAGGGGCGCGAGCCGTTGCGCGAAAAGCTTGCCTTGCTGGCCGGTACCTTGCCCGATGAAATTGCCGTAAACCGTAACGCTACCGAAGCCTTGAATACCATCATCTGCGGCTTGCCCCTGAAAAGCGGCGATGAAGTGATTGGCGCAAAGTTAGATTACCCGCACATGGTACAGGCTTATCGCCAGCGTGCCCTACGCGAGGGCATAGTATACAAACAACTTACCTTCGACTTTCCGATTGAGAATGACGAGCAGATTGTAAAGGCTTACCAGGATGCCATCACCTCCAAAACAAAACTGATACACGTTACACATATAGTAAACTACGTGGGCCAGATTATGCCCGTACGCAAAATTTGCGATATGGCGCATGCCCGGGGTATCGAGGTAATTGTAGACGGGGCCCATTCTTTTGGGCTGCTCGACTTCAAGATTCCCGATTTAAATTGCGATTACTTTGGCACCAGCCTGCATAAATTCCTGTCGGCACCTATTGGCAGCGGCATGATGTGGATTAAAAAAGAAAAAATAACTAAAGTGATGCCGCTCCTGTGTGATGATAACCCATTGGGCCCCGATATCCGCAAGTTTGAAAACCTGGGCACCCGCAGCTTCCCGATAGAGCAGGGGATAGGCGAGGCTATTAACTTTCAGCTGGCAATTGGCAGCAAACGTAAGGAAGATCGCATCCGTTATCTTAAAAATTACTGGGCTACCAAAGTACAGCACCTGCCCAAAGTTAAGCTGCATACCTCGTTAAAACCAGAATACTCCTGCGCTATCTGCGGCATATCTATTGATGGTATGACACCCGCGCAACTGGATGCCGCGTTATTTAGTCAATATAAAATTCACCAGGTATCCATTGTATTTGAAAATGTAAACTGCGTGCGCATAACACCGCACGTATACACCACCCTTGCCGACCTTGATAAGCTGGTAAAAGCAATTACAGAAATAGCCGGGAAGGCCACCTGA
- a CDS encoding AraC family transcriptional regulator yields MPVPNVMRETTSLNMGDCFSIFSKVKEKFDFPLHYHNEYELNLIINAKGAKRIIGDSIETIDDIELVFIGPNVYHGWFTGECTSEAINEVTIQFHTDLFDEKFLQRNQLFFIKSMFENARRGLVFSYETTRDITRRILNLSNKDGFNSVLELLAILHTLSTSKNRRMLSDPGFSDEKFRYTNGRVDKVFDYMKNNFDKRLTLAEVATVANMPEASFCRFLKKNTGKSFIESLNDIRLGNASRMLINTTHSIAEIAYQCGFNNISNFNRIFKRHKLCVPKEFRKAYTLGTRVG; encoded by the coding sequence ATGCCGGTTCCTAATGTGATGCGCGAAACAACGTCCCTGAATATGGGCGATTGTTTTTCGATATTTTCGAAAGTGAAGGAAAAGTTTGATTTTCCTTTACATTACCACAACGAATATGAGTTAAACCTGATCATAAATGCCAAAGGCGCCAAACGCATTATTGGCGATAGCATAGAAACTATTGACGATATCGAGCTGGTGTTTATTGGCCCAAACGTTTACCATGGGTGGTTTACGGGAGAATGTACCAGCGAGGCCATTAATGAGGTTACCATTCAGTTTCATACCGATTTATTTGATGAAAAGTTTTTACAACGTAACCAGTTGTTTTTTATTAAAAGCATGTTTGAAAACGCCCGGCGGGGCTTGGTTTTCTCGTATGAAACTACCCGCGATATCACCCGGCGTATATTAAACCTTAGCAATAAGGATGGCTTTAACTCGGTATTGGAGCTGCTTGCCATATTGCATACGCTATCTACATCCAAAAACAGGAGGATGCTATCTGATCCTGGCTTTTCGGACGAAAAATTCAGGTATACAAATGGGCGTGTTGATAAGGTTTTTGATTACATGAAAAACAATTTCGACAAGCGCTTAACGCTTGCCGAAGTAGCTACGGTTGCCAACATGCCCGAGGCCTCATTTTGCCGGTTCCTGAAAAAAAATACGGGCAAATCGTTTATTGAAAGCCTAAATGATATCAGGCTTGGTAATGCATCCCGTATGCTCATAAACACCACGCATTCCATCGCCGAAATTGCTTACCAGTGCGGCTTCAATAATATTTCAAACTTCAACCGGATATTTAAACGCCATAAGCTATGTGTCCCTAAAGAGTTCAGGAAGGCCTACACACTTGGCACCAGGGTAGGTTAA